The Euphorbia lathyris chromosome 3, ddEupLath1.1, whole genome shotgun sequence genome contains a region encoding:
- the LOC136222340 gene encoding uncharacterized protein, whose amino-acid sequence MQPRFNSAPSQFPNQNQSNGTNPPFQSQGFSANPALPNLCNVLQSSMPLQPQLGAFNPQFPLPFNNSSFPMPNMAALIAQQPALMNQLGMALQNHSNNMNTVPMFMNQLNSCQPQGQPFAVNFPNFPQQFNQNMAFANLQNLMHNLNPVMPTQMANPSQFVSPHPQNPNFFPNPPFAAGRQEANTNQQNFVEEKKINQMPQNQNSRHSAPFRNQGKPVNNGQNSSLPSNSNNFPRNGFRKNMKHQKSQFPHSNNGKRKFGISNEHKGTGSSSERAAKSGRTDSTEQAGERKRSYAVTYTEQEIKLWREERKKNHPSNATIKKKHTETITNSEVISEEAKLRREQLKEILAKQAELGVEVAEVPSHYLCESEKQVNHREDNRNSFGKSRNSWNKNDKRGRRNKRDRFGKKKTSANKDPLTMSPFNKKEQTLLQKLLSADAKRDKLRLLQVFRFMVVNKFFDGFPEKTLEFPQIIVKEEEKESGKSQVSGKDFSKIGNKKTVENVGDAKVEREMCYGEVVEENKRIVEEEEEGEIIN is encoded by the exons ATGCAACCTCGTTTTAATTCCGCCCCTTCTCAATTCCCTAACCAAAACCAATCTAACGGTACTAATCCTCCATTTCAATCTCAG GGGTTTTCAGCAAATCCTGCTCTCCCAAATTTATGCAATGTCTTACAAAGTTCTATGCCATTGCAACCTCAATTGGGTGCTTTCAACCCACAATTTCCACTTCCTTTTAACAATTCCAGTTTCCCTATGCCCAATATGGCTGCTTTGATAGCTCAACAGCCTGCTTTGATGAATCAACTAGGTATGGCTTTACAAAATCATTCAAATAACATGAATACAGTCCCCATGTTTATGAATCAATTAAACTCATGTCAACCTCAAGGCCAACCCTTTGCTGTTAATTTCCCTAATTTCCCACAGCAGTTCAATCAAAATATGGCTTTTGCGAATTTACAAAATTTGATGCACAACCTTAACCCTGTTATGCCTACTCAAATGGCGAACCCTTCTCAATTCGTCAGCCCTCACCCTCAGAATCCCAACTTTTTTCCAAACCCACCATTTGCTGCTGGGAGGCAAGAAGCTAATACGAATCAGCAGAACTTTGTGGAGGAAAAGAAAATCAATCAAATGCCACAAAATCAGAACTCACGACACTCTGCGCCATTTAGAAATCAG GGTAAACCTGTTAATAACGGTCAGAATAGTAGTTTGCCTTCCAACTCAAACAATTTTCCAAGAAATGGTTTCAGAAAAAACATGAA ACATCAGAAGTCTCAGTTTCCTCATTCAAATAATGGAAAGAGAAAGTTTGGAATTTCTAATGAACACAAGGGAACAG GGTCTAGCTCTGAGAGGGCAGCAAAATCAGGTCGCACTGATTCTACAGAGCAAGCTGGAGAAAGAAAAAG GTCGTATGCTGTAACCTATACGGAACAAGAAATTAAATTATGGCGTGAAGAACGTAAGAAGAACCACCCATCAAATGCCACCATCAAGAAG AAGCATACTGAAACAATCACAAATTCTGAGGTTATCAGTGAAGAGGCTAAACTCCGTCGAGAG CAACTCAAGGAAATCTTGGCAAAGCAGGCAGAGTTGGGAGTTGAGGTTGCGGAAGTACCATCTCATTACCTCTGTGAGTCAGAGAAACAAGTGAATCACCGGGAAGATAATAGAAACAGTTTTGGTAAGAGCAGGAACTCCTGGAACAAGAATGATAAAAGAGGAAGACGTAACAAAAGAGATCGATTTGGCAAGAAGAAAACATCAGCAAACAAGGATCCATTGACGATGTCCCCCTTCAACAAAAAGGAGCAGACACTTCTGCAGAAGCTTCTGAGTGCAGATGCAAAGAGAGATAAGCTCCGGTTGTTGCAGGTCTTTAGGTTTATGGTGGTGAACAAGTTCTTCGATGGCTTCCCAGAAAAGACTTTGGAGTTTCCGCAAATAAtagttaaggaagaagagaaggaatcaGGAAAATCCCAAGTTTCTGGGAAGGATTTTTCCAAAATCGGCAACAAGAAAACAGTTGAAAATGTTGGCGATGCTAAAGTGGAAAGAGAGATGTGTTATGGTGAGGTTGTCGAGGAAAATAAGAGAAttgtagaagaagaagaagagggagaaATCATCAACTGA